The nucleotide sequence GAATGCGTCGAGCGCCACGGCGTTCGTCCTTTCGTGTGGTCGGCTCGTGGGGGCGGCCGGGCGGGTCAGTCGAGGCTCCAGTGGACGGCGCCGAAGCCGCACCGCCATTCCTCGACCGCCGCGTACCCCAGGTTGGTCAGGGGGCGTGGCCCGATCGCGCCCATCACGACGATCCACGACAGGAGTTCGGCGGTGCCGCCGGAGCCGGCCTCCTCCATGCGCTCGAAGGTGGCCCGGTCGAGGATTTCGGCGTGGTCGCCCTTCTCCAGCAGGTCGAGCCACCAGTGGTCGAACTCCTCGTCGATCTCCAGGTAGCGGGGGCCGCCGGGTTCGTGGCTGAGTCCGCCCGAGCCCAGCAGCCCGACGCGCAGGCCGTCGGGGAGGCGGGTGCGGATCGCCTCGCCGAGGGCCTGGCCGAACGCGTGGCACACGCGCTGGTCGGGGACGGGCGGGACGGTGCAGTTCTGCAGGATGGGGACGACGGCGACGCCGGTCGAGGCCAGGGACGCCATCGCGGTGGGGACGGAGAGGTTGTCGTCGAACCGCAGGTTGCCCTGCTCGGCCCGGACTTCGGGGCCGCTGTCGCGGAGGGCCGCGAAGAGGGCGCGTGCCGTGTCGGGGGCGCCGGGCAGCGCGTAGTCGTCGACGCGCAGCCAGGGATGGAACCACGCGTCGGGGCCCGTGTGCCGGTCCGCGAGGCCGATCGTGAAGTCCGCGTAGTCGCTCACGCGGGCGTTGGCCACGTGGTCGTTGGCGATCACGAGGAGGACGTCGGTGCGGGAGGCGACGACGGCGTCGTGGATGGCGTCGTACGCCCGCCTGACGGTGTCTTGGTCGGCTTGCGGTGCCTTGTCGAACCACCCGGTGAGGCCGGGGGCGTGGCTGGCGGCCATGGCGAGGCTGATCTCGGCCACAGGCTCCTCCGTTCATCAAACCATCATATTGAATATAGCCATTTGGAGGGGGTGGGCTCAATCCGGTACGGCGGTGTTCTCCGACACGCCGCGCCGACCCGCCACCCGGGCCTCGATGGCGTCGGCGGCCAACTCGGCCGACACGTCGTGCGTCCGGCGGCCCTCCGCGCGCGAGGCCGCGGCCGGGTCGCCGCAGTAGCCCAGCGGCGTGACCCGCCGGGCGTCGTCGAACCCCCGCCGCCAGACCGCCAGTTCGTCCGGCCCCACCCGCGTCGCGGCCAGCCCGGACCGCACGTCGTCGCGGACCAGGTCCGGCCGCACGTGCGCCATCACCGACGTCTCCCAGCGCCCCGCGTGCACATCCGCGTACATCGGCCGCTCCCCGCCCCCGGCCGGCTCGTCGTCCGGCGGCGCGGCGTGCACGGTCAGACCGGGGTCGCCCGGATCGAGCCCGAGGCGCCGCGCCAGCGCGGGTTCCAGGACGAAACTGGCGTCCACGCCGCAGCGTTCGCGTGCGGCCAGCACGCCCCGGTGGATCGTCCGGTTGTGCAGCGCGTCGCCGTGCCCCGAGAAGCAGAACACCTGCCCGAAGCCGTCCCGCGCCATACCCGCCAGCAGGTCGGCGGTCACCTCGGCCATCAGCTCGGGCCGCACGCCGTAGGACGCCGGGAAGCTCCCGGACACCACGTTCACGCCCCAGTAGTACGGCGGCACGATCAGCGCCTCGACACCGCGCGCGGCCAGCAGGCGCCGGACCTCGCGCAGCCGGGCGCTGGGCAGATAGACGTCCGTACCCGTCGGCAGGTGCGGCCCGTGCTGCTCGATCACCCCGAACGCCCACAGCAGGACGGCGCCGCGCCGGGCCGCGTCCGCCACCTCGAACCACGTGAGTTCGGCCATCGTGTCGGCGAAGACGTCCGTCGTCGCCGGGAGTTCGGTGCTCATGCCGCCCCCTCGGCGGGGGCGGTGTGGAACGTCTTCGCGCGCTGGATCTGTTCGTACACGTGCGCCCGCAGCTCCGCGAAGCGCGGCAGCGCCCGTGTGCCGAGCTGCTCGCGCTCGGCCGGGAGGTCCACCACGACGTTCTCCATGACCACCGTCGGGGACGCGGACAGCACCAGCACCCGCTGGCCGATGTACACCGCCTCGTCGATGTCGTGGGTCACGAACAGCACCGTCATGCCCAGGTCGCGCCACAACGACAGCGTCAGATCCTCCAACTCCGCGCGCGTCTGCGCGTCCACGGCGGCGAACGGCTCGTCCATGAGCAGCACCGCCGGCTGGTACGCGATCGCGCGGGCGATGGCCACCCGCTGCTGCATGCCGCCCGACAGCTGCCACGGAAACGCGGCGTGCGCGTTCCCCAGGCCGACCGACTCCAGGGCGTGCTCCACGATGCGGTCGCGCTCCGCACGCGGCAGCTTCCGCCGCTTCAGCGGCAGCGCGATGTTCTGCGCCACGGTCATCCACGGGAACAGGCTGCGCCCGTACTCCTGGAACACCACGGCCATGTCCTCGGGCGGCTCGTGGACCGGCCGGCCTTTCAGCCGCACCTCGCCGCCGGACGGGGCCAGCAGGCCCGCGACACACTTGAGCAGCGTCGTCTTGCCGGCCCCCGACGGCCCGACGATACAGGCGAGTTCGCCCGAGCCCACGGAGAACGTCAGGTCGCGCACGGCCTCCACGCTGCGCCCGGCACCGTGGTACGTCTTGCGCACGTTCCGCACGTCGAGGAGGACCGAGCCGGGGGTCGTGGGGGCGGCGGGCGCCGCGTGGGTGGCGGTCATTTCTCTCCCCTTTGGGAACGGCGGAGCCCGTGGTACCAGCGCAGGGCCCGGGATTCGAACAACTGGAACAGCAGCGACAGCGCGAGGCCGATGAGGCCGAGGAGCAGGATCCCGCTCCACATCTCGGGGATGGCGAACGTCCGCTGGAACTGGACGATCGCGAACCCCACGCCGTTCGAACTCGCGAACATCTCGCTGATGACCATGAGGATGAGCGCGATCGACAGCGCCTGCCGCATGCCGACCACGATCTGCGGGCTCGCGGCCGGCAGGACCAGCCGCCGCAGCCGGGCGACCCCGGTGATCCGGTACGAACGGGCCGTGTCGGCCAGGACGTTGTCGATCGCCCGGACGCCCTCGGTGGTGTTGAGCAGCACCGGCCAGATGGAGCCGGTGACGATCACGATGATCTTCATCGTGTCGCCGATGCCGCTGAAGAGCATGAGCACGGGGATCAGCACCGGCGGCGGGATGGCCCGGAAGAACTCCAGCACCGGTTCGCACAGCGCCCGCAGGCGCGGATGCGACCCCAGCACCACACCGAGCGCCACGCCGATCACCACGGCCCCGGCGTAGCCGGCCGCCAACCGGGCCAGGCTGGGCAGGATGTTGTCGGCGATCCGCGAGGAGAACCAGGTGTCGCCGAACGCGGTCAGGATCTCGTCGAGCGGCGGGTAGTAGAAGTTGTCGCTGCGGGCGGCGAACCACCACCACAGGGCGAGCAGCACCGCAGGCAGGCCGAGCAGGAAGAGCAGGGAGGCGAGGCCGTTCCTGAGGATTCTCACGCCACCGCCTCCGCCCTTGCGGACGCGTGCCACGACAGCACGCGCTTCTCGACGGCCCGCGTCAGGATGTTGACGAGCACCCCGAGCGCGCCGGTCACGATGACCAGGGCGTACATCGCGGGGACCGCGTTGCTGGACTGCGCGAGGGCGATCTCGCTGCCCAACCCCGGGCTGCCGATGAGGAGTTCGGCGGTGACGGCGAGAACCAGCGCGACCGACGCCGCCAGCCGCACACCGGTCATCAGGTACGGGAGGGCG is from Yinghuangia sp. ASG 101 and encodes:
- a CDS encoding creatininase family protein produces the protein MSTELPATTDVFADTMAELTWFEVADAARRGAVLLWAFGVIEQHGPHLPTGTDVYLPSARLREVRRLLAARGVEALIVPPYYWGVNVVSGSFPASYGVRPELMAEVTADLLAGMARDGFGQVFCFSGHGDALHNRTIHRGVLAARERCGVDASFVLEPALARRLGLDPGDPGLTVHAAPPDDEPAGGGERPMYADVHAGRWETSVMAHVRPDLVRDDVRSGLAATRVGPDELAVWRRGFDDARRVTPLGYCGDPAAASRAEGRRTHDVSAELAADAIEARVAGRRGVSENTAVPD
- a CDS encoding ABC transporter ATP-binding protein codes for the protein MTATHAAPAAPTTPGSVLLDVRNVRKTYHGAGRSVEAVRDLTFSVGSGELACIVGPSGAGKTTLLKCVAGLLAPSGGEVRLKGRPVHEPPEDMAVVFQEYGRSLFPWMTVAQNIALPLKRRKLPRAERDRIVEHALESVGLGNAHAAFPWQLSGGMQQRVAIARAIAYQPAVLLMDEPFAAVDAQTRAELEDLTLSLWRDLGMTVLFVTHDIDEAVYIGQRVLVLSASPTVVMENVVVDLPAEREQLGTRALPRFAELRAHVYEQIQRAKTFHTAPAEGAA
- a CDS encoding ABC transporter permease is translated as MRILRNGLASLLFLLGLPAVLLALWWWFAARSDNFYYPPLDEILTAFGDTWFSSRIADNILPSLARLAAGYAGAVVIGVALGVVLGSHPRLRALCEPVLEFFRAIPPPVLIPVLMLFSGIGDTMKIIVIVTGSIWPVLLNTTEGVRAIDNVLADTARSYRITGVARLRRLVLPAASPQIVVGMRQALSIALILMVISEMFASSNGVGFAIVQFQRTFAIPEMWSGILLLGLIGLALSLLFQLFESRALRWYHGLRRSQRGEK